The Caldilineales bacterium genome segment GCCGCTGCCATGAATCTGACCAGTGCGGTTGCCTGGCTTCGTGGCAATACTCGCTCCACCACTCGACGCTCATCCTTCGCTGCTCTTGCATTGGCTACTTGACTATAAATAAACCAACGGTATCTGATTACTGATTACTGACTACTGACCACTGATTACTGATTACTGACCACTGATTACTGCTCAATGTCCCACCGAGGCGGCGCCTTTTTCGCCGACGAGGTCGCGCTCGTAGAAGCGGGAGAGGCGGAAGGGATGGAGGATGTCGGGGGTGCGGCCGGTGGCGATCAGTTCGGCCATGCGTTTGCCGCTGACGGGGCTGGCTTTGAAACCGTAGGTGCCCCAGCCGACGTCGACTAGAAAGCCTTCGACCGGGGTGAAGCCCATCACCGGGCTGTAGTCGGGCGTCATGTCGCAGAGGCCAGCCCATTGGCGCATGATCTTGACCTGGTGCAGGCCGGGGAAAAGCTCCAGGATGTGCCCGGCCAACGCCTCGACGAACGACAGCGAGCCGGCCATCGAATAGGAAGTGTAGGGGTCCACGGCGGCGCCCATCACCAGTTCGCCCCGATCCGACTGGCTGACATAGACGTGCAGGCTGCCGGAGACGATGATCACATCCAGGAAAGGCTTGAGCGGTTCGGACACGCACGCCTGCAAGGGATAAGTGGTGATCGGCAGCCGCACGCCGGCCATGTCGGCGATGGTGGTGGCCCAGCCGGCGGTGGCGTTGAGGACGACGCCCGTGCGAATAAAGCCGGCCGAGGTCTCCACCCCTGCCACCCGTCCGCTCTCCACCCGGATGCCCGTAACCTCGACCCCCTGATGGATGTGCACGCCCCGCCGGTCGGCCTGGCTGGCATAGCCCCAGACCACGGCGTCGTGGCGGATGACGCCGCCGGGCGGGTGGTAAAGCGCGGCCAGGATGGGGTAGCGCGGGTGGTCGGAGATGTCGATGCCTGGGCACAGCCGTTTGACCTCGTCCGGCCAGATCAGCCGCGAATCGACGCCCTGAAGCCGGTTGACCTCGGCCCGGCGGCGCATGGTGCGCACCGAGGCGTCGGTGTGGGCCAGGGTCAGGTGGCCGCGCTGACTGAACATGACGTTGAAGCCCAGCTCGACCGACATCTGCTCGTAGAGCTTGACGCTTTCGTCGTAGAAGATCACGCCTTCGGGCGTGAGATAGTTGCTGCGGATGATGGTGGTGTTGCGGCCGCTTCCGCCAGCGCCAATGTAACTCTTTTCCAGCACGGCCACATTGCTGAGGCCGTGGTCGCGGGCCAGGTAATAGGCGCAGGCCAGGCCGTGAGCGCCGCCGCCGATGATGACGACGTCGTAGGAGGGGCGTAGGTCGTGGCGGCGCCACATGGGCGGCGGCTGCTGGCCGAGGCCCTGGCGGATCAATTGGATGGGCATAGGCAGAGTTGCGGGTTCAGGGCGCGGTGGAGATGGCAGGAAGGTAGAGGCGCAGATTATCGCCGGCCTGGCCGGAGGCGCGGGTGGGGCTTGCCCTGAGCGTGGCCGAAGGGCTTGCCCTGAGCGTGGCCGAAGGGCTGGCCCTGAGCGTGGGGGTTGGGGTGCGGGTCGGGCGGCGGGTGGGGGTGCGGGTTGGGGTTGGGGTTGGGCTTGCGCGGAGCGTGGGCGTGGGGGTGCGGGTGCGGGTCTGGCGAGGGGTGAGGGTGGCGGTCGGCGTCACGGTCGGGGTGCGGGTGCGGGTCGGGCGGCGGGTGGGGGTGGCGGACGGCGTCGCCGTGGCCGTGGGCGTCGTGGTCACACGCCGGGTGGGGGTGGCGGTCGGGGAGGGCGTCGGTGTGGAGGATGGCCGGGCGGTGGGGGTGGCGGTGACGCCGCTATCTCCCACCGCGAAGCGGCGCTGCACACGGGTGATGTTGCCCTGGTTGTCGGCGACGGCGAGGCTGAGGACGGCGTTGGCGGCAGCCGGCAGCGGCGGCGAGAGGGGGATGACGTAGATGCCATCGCCGGCCGGCTGGGCCAGCCCGGCCAGTTCGGCCCCGGCCGGACGCCCGGCGAGGGGGATGCTGGCCTTCACCGAGAGGCTGGAGAGGTCGATGCCGGAGTTGGCGTCGGCCAGGCCAAAACGAAGGCCGTTCAGGGGGCCGGAGTTGGCGCCGGGACGCGGGAGGCTGAGGGCCAGGGTGGGGCGCAGGTCATCCAGGAACCAGCCGAAGGCCTGATTCTCGCCCTGACCGGTGTCGATTGGGCAGCCCAAATCCACCCACCTGGCGAAGGTCAGCTTCTCGTCCCCACTGAGGGCAGGGACGCTGCTGCCGGGCGGGGGCATGGCGGCGCCGGTGTAGTCGAGGTCGGCGGCGTTGGGGTCGGCGCCGGCGGGGAGGGTGGCGGGATTGCCGGGGGTCGATTCGGTGGGGTGGTCGGCGTTGCTCCAACCGTCGAGCCGCGCCCCGAAGATTTTCCAGATCAACAGGCTGCGGCGGCTTTGGAAGGGGCGGATGTAGCGGCTGGCGTTGGTCTGTCGCCAGGCGCCGACCAGCGGCGGATAACCCCAGCGGGCGTCCTGGTCGTAGCACAGCCGGCTGTAATCGCCGGGCAGTTGGATGCCGGTGTAGGGCGGGCCGTCGTAAAGGGCCAGGTCGTCAAGCCGAAGATTGCCGGGGGGGGCGGCCTGGGTGTGGCAGGCGACGCAACTGCGCTGCAAGAGGGGGCGGATGTCGCGGTAGAACTCGACATCGACGATGCCGCTGTTCGCATAGCGCAGGGATGGCTGGCCGCCGGCGTCCTTGGTCAGCAGGGGCGTCTGATGCACCAGATCATAGACCTGGTAGCCGGGGCGGGCGGCGGCCGTCTGCTCGAAGGCGAGCGGCTGCTGGCTGTGGGCGTGGCAGCCGCCGCAATCGGCGCGCATCTCGCCGGGACGCACCTGGTGCCAGGTCTGGGCCATGGCCAGCACCATGCCGTTGCGGTCGAGCATCTGGAAGGTGAAGGGGGTGTCGGCGGGGATGCGGGCCAGGAAGCTGGTGTCGGGGTTGCCTTCGGGGTCGAGGATCGGTTGGCCCTGGCCATCGAACTTGCGCAGCGGGATCTCTCCCAGAATCCGCATCTTCTCGTTGACGTGGTTGAAAAAGTGCTGGCCTTCGTGCGGGCCGTAGGAGCGATGGCTGTTGGGTTCCAGGGCCACCAGGCGCACGGCCCAGATGTCGGCGTTGCTGTATTTGCCCGCATCCGAACCCTGCCAGAACCAGTTGCTGCTCTGCTCGTTCTGGGCGGTGTTGAAGGCGTCGAGGCCGTCGAAGGTGTTGGCCCAGGGCGAAACCACGCCAGGAAAGCTCTCGCGTTTGTAGAAGGAGCTGGTTCCCACCAGACCGTAGGGCGTCCCCGCCGGCAGTTGAGCGTGAACCGAGCCGTCATTGGGCAGCCAGGGCAGTTGGGCGGGTTCGGCCTGGCCGTGGATGGCGCTGTAGGGGACGAGCGCCCGCGGCCAGGCTTCGTTATAGGCAGGGTCGTTCTTGATCAGGATCAGGTCGGCGGGGCTGGTGGCGGGGCCGCCATTGGGCAGCAGGTAGAGGCCGGAATCGATGGCGGGGAGGTCGGTGGGGCGCTGCAAGGCGTTGACGGGGCCGGCCGAGTAGGTGACGAGGAGGTGGTTGCCCGGCGCGGCCGAAGGCTGGCTGAATTTGCCCACGCGCCGGCCGTTGGCCCCCACCGGCGCCGCTTCGTCCTCGGCGGTGGTGAAGGGGGTGATCGAGTAGATGCCGCGCGGGCTGAAGGGGATGCGCAGCGGCCAGACGTATCCGGCGCCGATGGTCTGGATGATTTCGGGGTTCTGGTCGGGGAAGGCGGGGTAGAAGGCCGGGGCCGGCTGGTTGACCGGGAAGCGGTAGAGGGCGCCGAAGCCGAAGTTGTTGAGGTTGTAGTAGTCCTCGACCACGATGTCGCCGCTGCCCAGTTGGGTGGCGAAATGGAAGGCGCTGGGCAGGCGAA includes the following:
- a CDS encoding FAD-dependent oxidoreductase, giving the protein MPIQLIRQGLGQQPPPMWRRHDLRPSYDVVIIGGGAHGLACAYYLARDHGLSNVAVLEKSYIGAGGSGRNTTIIRSNYLTPEGVIFYDESVKLYEQMSVELGFNVMFSQRGHLTLAHTDASVRTMRRRAEVNRLQGVDSRLIWPDEVKRLCPGIDISDHPRYPILAALYHPPGGVIRHDAVVWGYASQADRRGVHIHQGVEVTGIRVESGRVAGVETSAGFIRTGVVLNATAGWATTIADMAGVRLPITTYPLQACVSEPLKPFLDVIIVSGSLHVYVSQSDRGELVMGAAVDPYTSYSMAGSLSFVEALAGHILELFPGLHQVKIMRQWAGLCDMTPDYSPVMGFTPVEGFLVDVGWGTYGFKASPVSGKRMAELIATGRTPDILHPFRLSRFYERDLVGEKGAASVGH